From a region of the Gossypium raimondii isolate GPD5lz chromosome 10, ASM2569854v1, whole genome shotgun sequence genome:
- the LOC105778536 gene encoding UPF0496 protein At3g19330 gives MQCLSFNINSSSPSFPTSPQSQSQTQIGLNSCPPQSQGNSTDGTPRSSSSSSSTQLSPSFNISHEYTLALQANSYNEIRSRIEDQVLVENAIESEDMDSHQLHLSQVLHPNRECVHQALRHTNPKATLTRLVSTYFDHSEDISTLCLALYQCISRARTLYAPITDLLQVFPYDLSSINLSQCNLAFDIFLQFDSLDNPFPSPESHNFNEMRRSFSLLKEQLDQRLHKSRSGGRFLHRAVGGIVGLIATPLCPIYIPSHLKKKQLARTAQLDAASSGTFFHIKDLDTIVCLVDWLHASVENDRDLVRFGLERGRDIYPIYEVVKHLRNNHNKFFDQLKELEEHICLCFNAVNKFRAKLLNQIHLHQSTDS, from the exons ATGCAGTGCCTCTCCTTCAACATCAATTCATCGTCCCCATCATTTCCCACCTCGCCTCAGTCTCAATCTCAAACTCAAATCGGTCTCAATTCTTGTCCCCCACAATCCCAAG GGAATTCCACTGACGGAACACCCAGATCCAGCTCCAGCTCCAGCTCCACTCAGCTCTCGCCCTCCTTCAATATCAGTCATGAATACACTCTCGCTTTGCAGGCCAATTCTTACAATGAGATACGCTCCAGAATTGAAGATCAAGTGCTAGTTGAGAATGCAATTGAAAGCGAGGATATGGATAGCCATCAGCTGCATTTGTCTCAGGTACTGCACCCCAACAGAGAATGCGTCCACCAAGCTCTTCGCCACACCAACCCTAAGGCTACCCTCACTCGCTTGGTTTCTACCTACTTTGATCACAGCGAAGACATCAGCACTCTCTGCCTCGCGCTCTACCAATGCATATCTCGTGCTCGTACTCTTTATGCTCCTATAACTGACCTTCTTCAAGTATTCCCCTATGACCTAAGTTCCATCAATCTCTCACAATGTAACTTGGCCTTCGATATTTTCCTCCAATTCGATAGCCTCGACAACCCTTTCCCTTCTCCTGAATCCCATAACTTCAACGAAATGCGTCGCAGTTTCTCCCTGCTCAAGGAGCAGCTTGATCAGCGTCTCCACAAATCCCGTTCTGGAGGTCGCTTCCTGCACCGTGCCGTTGGTGGAATTGTAGGCCTTATCGCTACCCCACTTTGTCCCATATATATACCAAGTCATCTCAAGAAGAAACAGCTTGCTCGTACGGCTCAACTGGATGCTGCTTCCAGTGGAACTTTTTTCCACATCAAAGACCTTGACACTATTGTCTGCCTTGTTGACTGGTTACATGCTTCAGTTGAGAACGACAGGGATCTTGTACGGTTTGGACTGGAGAGGGGTAGGGACATATACCCCATATATGAAGTTGTGAAACATCTCCGCAATAACCACAACAAATTTTTTGATCAGCTCAAAGAACTTGAGGAGCATATATGCCTATGCTTTAATGCTGTCAATAAGTTCAGAGCTAAGCTCCTCAACCAGATTCATCTTCATCAATCTACTGACTCATGA
- the LOC105778537 gene encoding uncharacterized protein LOC105778537, with protein sequence MFKSKANGIKKEVIRLERESVIPILKPKLIMTLSNLIQHSADRAEFVKFSKRVEYTIRAWYHLQFEDLMQLYSLFDPVYGAKKLQQQNLSPEEIDVLEQNFLIYLFQVMEKSNFKIVSNEEIDVATAGQYLLNLPITVDEAKIDKALLKKYFEEHPKDNLPDFADKYVIFRRGIGIDRTTNFFFLEKIDIIIARLWTLLMKRTRLDKIFGKKLGRARKKVPRKDEDISADLHVERIRLEKMELSIRNLITKTTIQEPTFDRIIVVYRKKSEGREKERGINIKHFKNIPMADLEIVLPEKKNPGLTPMDWVTFIASALVGLVAVITSLEMPKADLWVIFAILSTVVGYCAKTYLTFEANLAAYQNLITQSMYEKQLDSGRGTLLHLCDDVIQQEVKEVIIAFFILMEQGKATAKELDQRCEDLLREEFGESCNFDVDDALAKLEKLKVISKDPTGKYASLGLTRANEIIGVTTEELVLKARQGSFQTE encoded by the exons ATGTTTAAGTCCAAGGCCAATGGCATCAAGAAGGAAGTCATTCGATTAGAGCGTGAATCCGTGATTCCCATTCTCAAGCCTAAGCTCATCATGACTTTGTCCAACCTCATTC AACATAGTGCAGATAGGGCTGAGTTTGTAAAGTTCTCCAAGAGAGTTGAGTACACAATTCGAGCATGGTATCATCTTCAGTTTGAGGATTTGATG CAATTATACTCCCTCTTTGACCCTGTATATGGGGCTAAGAAATTGCAGCAACAGAATTTATCTCCTGAAGAAATTGATGTACTTGAGCAGAATttcttgatatatttatttcag GTGATGGAGAAGAGTAATTTTAAGATAGTTTCAAACGAGGAGATTGATGTTGCAACTGCAGGGCAATATCTTCTTAATCTTCCCATAACAGTGGATGAAGCTAAG ATTGACAAGGCACTtctaaagaaatattttgaGGAGCATCCCAAAGATAACCTTCCAGATTTTGCTGATAAG TACGTTATCTTCAGACGTGGGATAGGAATCGATCgaacaactaattttttttttctggagAAGATAGACATTATCATTGCACGTCTTTGGACACTTCTTATGAAGCGAACTAG GTTGGACAAGATTTTCGGCAAAAAATTAGGAAGGGCACGTAAGAAAGTACCAAGGAAGGATGAGGACATTAGTGCAGATTTGCATGTTGAGCGCATCCGTCTTGAAAAAATGGAACTAAG CATCCGCAACTTGATTACCAAGACTACAATTCAAGAACCTACTTTTGATAGGATAATTGTTGTTTACAG GAAAAAAAGTGAAggaagagaaaaggaaagaggAATAAATATaaagcattttaaaaatattccaaTGGCAGATCTGGAAATAGTCCTT CCTGAAAAGAAAAATCCTGGATTAACTCCCATGGACTGGGTCACATTCATTGCCTCTGCTCTAGTGGGACTG GTTGCAGTAATAACTTCTCTTGAAATGCCTAAAGCTGATCTTTGGGTTATTTTTGCCATTTTGTCAACTGTGGTTGGTTACTGTGCTAAGACTTACTTAAC GTTTGAAGCAAACTTGGCTGCATATCAGAATTTAATAACACAGTCCATGTATGAAAAGCAACTTGATAGTGGAAGGGGCACTTTACTTCACTTGTGTGATGACGTGATTCAACAGGAA GTGAAAGAGGTAATCATTGCATTCTTTATACTAATGGAGCAAGGTAAAGCCACAGCCAAG GAATTGGATCAACGGTGTGAGGATCTACTTAGAGAGGAGTTTGGGGAGAGCTGTAACTTTGATGTGGATGATGCACTTGCAAAGCTAGagaagttgaaagttatttCTAAG GATCCTACTGGGAAATATGCGAGTCTGGGATTGACACGTGCAAATGAGATAATTGGAGTGACCACTGAAGAACTAGTGCTGAAGGCAAGACAGGGTTCATTTCAAACTGAATGA